One window of Fundidesulfovibrio putealis DSM 16056 genomic DNA carries:
- a CDS encoding LysE family translocator encodes MHDVSTFLLTGVTLGLAASLTPGPLQALICLQTITHGPREGARVGMAPLFSDLPVMALCLLVLDALSGQAWLMGCVSLAGAVVVLRFGWGSLRAGPADLSCIPAQAQSWRKGVATNILNPKMILFWATVGAPTVLQAYASSAAAAAAFLLGFYTLLIGTNLALAWLSGRFTRFLSGPGYVWTMRVLGALLMLVALRLMWDGLSRLGLA; translated from the coding sequence ATGCACGACGTTTCCACTTTTCTGCTCACCGGCGTGACCCTGGGCCTGGCCGCCAGCCTGACGCCCGGACCGCTCCAGGCGCTCATCTGCCTCCAGACCATCACCCACGGTCCGCGCGAGGGCGCGCGCGTGGGCATGGCCCCGCTGTTTTCCGACCTGCCGGTGATGGCGCTGTGTCTGTTGGTGCTGGACGCCCTGTCCGGGCAGGCGTGGCTTATGGGGTGCGTGTCGCTGGCGGGCGCAGTCGTGGTGCTGCGTTTCGGGTGGGGTTCCCTGCGGGCCGGTCCAGCCGACCTGTCCTGCATCCCGGCGCAGGCCCAGTCCTGGCGCAAGGGCGTGGCCACCAACATCCTGAACCCCAAGATGATCCTCTTTTGGGCCACGGTTGGCGCGCCCACGGTGCTTCAGGCCTATGCCAGCTCCGCTGCCGCCGCCGCAGCCTTCCTGCTGGGATTCTACACGCTGCTCATCGGCACCAATCTAGCCCTGGCCTGGCTCTCCGGGCGCTTCACGCGCTTTCTCTCCGGGCCGGGCTACGTCTGGACCATGCGGGTGCTGGGGGCGCTGCTCATGCTGGTGGCGCTTCGCCTGATGTGGGACGGGCTTTCGCGGCTCGGCCTTGCCTAA
- a CDS encoding carbon-nitrogen hydrolase yields MSHTKPYTVALIQMAPADTPARSIEKAVDLCVDAEKQGAKLLCLPELFATPYFCQTEDHAHFSLAEPIPGPSTEALGKAAKAAGATIIAPLFEKRAAGLYHNSLAVIGTDGEIIGVYRKMHIPDDPLFYEKFYFAPGDLGFKRFNTAVGPIGTLICWDQWYPEAARLTALRGSDILFYPTAIGWHPSEKAEYGVEQREAWMTIQRAHAIANGCYVAAVNRVGHEIPETGGDGLEFWGSSFLCGPMGTIIAQASTDKEEIVLAEVEPKRVDTTRTHWPFLRDRRIDAYGAIEKRFIDE; encoded by the coding sequence ATGTCCCATACCAAGCCCTACACCGTGGCCCTCATCCAGATGGCGCCCGCCGACACCCCGGCCCGCTCCATCGAAAAAGCGGTCGATCTGTGCGTCGACGCCGAAAAGCAGGGCGCCAAGCTCCTGTGCCTGCCCGAGCTCTTCGCCACGCCCTACTTCTGCCAGACCGAGGATCACGCCCACTTTTCCCTGGCCGAGCCCATCCCCGGCCCCTCCACCGAGGCCCTGGGCAAGGCCGCCAAGGCCGCAGGGGCAACCATCATCGCCCCCCTGTTCGAGAAGCGCGCCGCCGGGCTGTACCACAACTCCCTTGCCGTCATCGGCACGGACGGTGAAATCATCGGCGTGTACCGCAAGATGCACATCCCCGACGACCCGCTCTTCTACGAGAAGTTCTATTTCGCCCCCGGCGACCTGGGCTTCAAGCGCTTCAACACCGCCGTAGGCCCCATCGGCACCCTTATCTGCTGGGACCAGTGGTACCCCGAGGCCGCGCGCCTGACCGCGCTTCGCGGCTCGGATATCCTGTTCTACCCCACGGCCATCGGCTGGCACCCCTCCGAGAAGGCCGAGTACGGCGTGGAGCAGCGCGAAGCCTGGATGACCATCCAGCGCGCCCACGCCATCGCCAACGGCTGCTACGTGGCCGCCGTGAACCGCGTCGGGCACGAGATCCCCGAGACCGGCGGCGACGGCCTGGAGTTCTGGGGGTCGAGCTTCCTGTGCGGCCCCATGGGGACCATCATCGCCCAGGCCTCCACCGACAAGGAGGAGATCGTCCTGGCCGAGGTGGAGCCCAAGCGCGTGGACACCACCCGCACCCACTGGCCGTTCCTGCGCGACCGCAGGATCGACGCCTATGGGGCGATCGAGAAGCGCTTCATCGACGAGTGA